TGGCGAACACCAGGATGCCCGAGCGTTCCACCAGGCTCTGCAGCCGCGACTGTGCCTTCTTGAGGAACTCCGCGTCCACCGCGCCGATCCCCTCGTCGAGCAACAGGATCTCGGGGTCGATGCTGGTGACGACGCCCATCGCCAACCGGACCCGCATGCCGGTCGAATAGGTGCGCAGCGGCATCGACAGGTACTCGCCCAACTCGGTGAACTCGGCGATCTCGTCGACCTTGGCCAGCATCTGCTTGCGGGTCTGGCCGAGGAACAGGCCGCGGATCAGGATGTTCTCGAAACCCGAGATCTCCGGGTCCATGCCCACCCCGAGGTCGAAGACGGGGGCCACCCGACCCGACACCCGGGCGGTGCCGCGGGTGGGCTCGTAGATCCCGGACAGCAGTCGCAGCAGCGTCGACTTGCCGGCCCCGTTGTGGCCGACCAACCCGACCCGGTCGCCCATCTTCAGCGACATGGTGATGTCCCGCAGCGCCTCGACCACCACGACGTTGGAGCTGTTGCGGCCGATGCTGCCGCCCGCCTTGCCCAGGAAGGCCTTCTTCAGCGAGCGCGACTTGGCGTCGAAAATGGGGAACTCGACCCAGGCGTCACGGGTCTCGATAGCGACCATCGGCGAAATCTACAGGTATTGCCCGGTGCCCGGATGCTGGCTGCCGGGGCGGCCCGGCGCGCCCATGCCCGGCGGCAGGGCGCCCTGGCGCATCTGTTCGAGCTGGGCACGCGCCGCCATCTGCTGGGCGAACAGCGCGGTCTGGATGCCGTGGAACAGGCCCTCCAGCCAGCCGACCAGCTGCGCCTGGGCGATCCGAAGTTCCGCGTCGGAGGGCACGGCGTCCTCGGTGAACGGCAACGCCAGCCGCTCGAGTTCCTCGCGCAGTTCGGGCGCCAGGCCGTCTTCCAGTTCCGCGATCGAGGTCTTGTGGATGTCGCGCAGCCGGTTGCGGCTGGCGTCGTCCAGCGGTGCGGCCTTCACCTCTTCGAGCAGTTGCTTGATCATGGTGCCGATCCGCATGACCTTGGCGGGCTGTTCGACCAGGTCGGTGACGGATTTGTCGTCGTTCCCGGCCGCGTCGGCCATCGCCTGGGGGTCTGGGACCCCGATGATCTCGATGTTGTCGTCGTCTGTGCTCACGTTTGGTGTGCTCCTCCGCGCCACGTGTAGATGCGGTCCCGCCGATGCCGTACTGGGGTGGATCGTCGTCCACTCAACTAGTGACACTAGACCGTCAGGCATTGTGGCCTCCGCTACCACGGCGCGTTCGCCGGGGACGCGACCCCGCCACTCGCGGATGGCGGCGCAGCGTTATGCGGGCGCGCTGAATCGGACGGTCCGCCGGGTTTGCCTTGTCAACGCCCGATGGTAGCCGGTGGTGGTAGCCGGCAAACAGGTCGACGGTGGGCGCGGCTCCACCCGATGGGTGGGGCGCGCGGGCTACGCACAGGAGTTTTCGGGGGCCGACGGTGGCGGGGCAGGCGACCGCGGGGCGGCACCGGCCAACTCAGCGTGGATGCGGCGAGTTAGCCGGGCGGTCCCACCCCTTGCCGCGCCGTCGAAACATGGGCCCCACCAGCAACGATCAGGGAACGGCACTCGGCGTCCGGCACGGGCTGGACTAGTATGGCTGCCCAGGTGGCCCGGATCGGACGGTGCGCGTAGTGGGGGTAGCCCGCGACCGCAGCAGTCGGGCGAATTACCTGGACCTTCTAAGGACGGCTGGGATGGCATTTGACGTTGCCAGGGTGCGCGGATTGCACCCGACGCTGGGTGACGGTTGGGTGCATTTCGATACGCAGGCGGGAATGTTAATCCCCGACGCCGTCGCGACGACGGTCTCCACGGCCTTCCGGACCACGGCGGCCAGTGCGGCCGGCCCGCATCCCTACGCACGGCGCAGCGCGACCCTGCTGAACGCCGCGCGGCAGGCGATCGCCGACCTGGTCAACGCCGATCCGCGGGGGGTGGTGCTCGGTCCCGACCGCGCGGTGCTGCTGGCCTCGCTCGCCGACGCGTCGTCGTCGCGCGCCGGGCTCGGCTACGAGGTGATCGTCAGCCGGCTCGACGACGAGGCGAACATCGCGCCGTGGCTGCGCGCGGCCAACCGGTACGGCGCCAAGGTCAAGTGGGCCGAGGTCGACATCGAGACCGGTGAGCTGCCGTCGTGGCAGTGGGAGAACCTCATCTCCAGCTCCACCCGGTTGGTGGCGCTGACGTCGGCGTCGTCGACGCTGGGCACCCTCGTCGATCTGCGCCCGGTCAGCAAGCTGATGCACGACGTGGGCGGACTGGTGATCGTCGACCACACCGCGGCCGCGCCCTATCAGCTGGTCGACATCAACGAACTCGACGCCGACGTGATGGCCCTCAACGCGGCGAGCTGGGGTGGCCCGCCCATCGGTGCGCTGGTGTTCCGGGACCCGAGCCTGATCGACTCGTTCGGTTCGGTGTCGATGGACCCCGACGCGACCGGCGTGCGCCGCCTGGAGGTGGGCCTGCACCAGTACGGCCTGCTCGGCGGGGTGGTGGCCAGTGTGGAGTACCTGGCGGGCCTGGACGAGACCGCGACGGGCACCCGCCGGGACCGGCTGGCGGTGTCCATGCGCTCGGCGTCGAACTACCTGGATCGGCTGTTCGAGTATCTGGTCAGCTCGCTGCGATCGTTGCCGCGGGTGATGCTGATCGGTCAGCCCGAGGCGCGCATCCCGGCGCTGAGCTTCGCCGTCGCCGACATCGAGGCCGAGCGGGTGGTGCAGCGGTTGGCCGACAACGGGGTGTTGGCCGTCCCGAACGCCCACTCGCGGGTCCTCGACGTCATCGGCGTCAACGACGTCGGCGGCGCGGTCACCCTCGGGTTGGCGCACTACTCGACGGTCGCCGAGGTGGACCAACTGGTCCGTGCGCTCGCGTCGCTCGGCTGACGGCTTCAGTCCACGGTCAGCAGCACCTTCCCGGCGACCTCGCCGGCCGACAGCAGTCGGTGCGCCTCGTCGGCGCGCTGGATCGGCAGCCGCGCCCCGATGACGGGTTTGACGCGGCCGTCGGCCACCATCGGCCAGACCTCGTCGACGACGGCCTGGACGATGGCGCCCTTGCCCATCGGCCCTTCGACGGGGCGGCCGCGCAGCGCGGTGCCGATCACCTTGGCGCGCTTGGCAATCAGCTTGCCGAGGTTCAGTTCGCCCTTGACGCCGCCCTGCATCCCGATCACCACCAGCCGGCCATCGGTGGCCAGCGCGTCGATGTTGCGGTCCAGGTAGACCGCACCCATGATGTCGAGGATCACGTCGGCGCCGCTCCCGTCGGACTCCTCGCGGATGCGGGCGACGAAATCCTGGTCGCGGTAGGCGATTTCGATATCGGCGCCCAACTCCCGGCACAGTTCCAGCTTGGCGTCTGATCCGGCCGTCACCGCAACCCGGGCGCCGAGTGCCTTGCAGATCTGAATTGCATTGCTGCCCACGCCACTCGCGCCGCCGTGCAGCAGCACCAGCTCGCCTCGGGTCAGGCCGGCGGTCATCACCAGGTTGGACCAGACGGTGCACGCGACCTCGGGCAGGCCCGCGGCGTCGACAAGGTCCACACCGTCGGGAATCGGCATCACCTGGGCGGCCGGAACCGCCACGTATTCGGCATAGCCACCGCCGGCCAGCAGCGCGCAAACCGGTTGCCCCACCGTCCATTCGGAGACGCCAGGGCCCAGCTCGGTCACCGTGCCGGAGACCTCCATGCCGAGCACCTCGCTGGCGCCGGGTGGGGGTGGGTAGCGCCCCGCCGCCTGCAGGAGGTCGGCGCGGTTGACCCCGGCTGCGGCGACCTTGATGGTGATTTCGCCCTGGCCGGGGGTGACGGTGGGAACCTCGCGCCAGACCAGACGGTCGGCGGCTTCTGTGACGATCCCGTGCATGCCCGCCACCGTACTACCGGACCGTTCGTTCAACGGGTGTCGGTGCCGTCATTTAGCATGGCGACATGGAGGGGATGATTGCGGGGCGGACTGAAAGTGCCATGCCGGGGCTCGATATTGCCGAGCAGCGGTCGTGGCAGAACTACCTGGATTCGGCGTTGCGGATTCACGCGACGCTGAACCGGCGGTTGACCGATGCGCACGACTTGACGCTGGTCGACGTGCGTCTGCTGGACCTGTTGGACAAGTCGTCGACGGGATCCGTGCGGATGGGCGACCTCGCGGAGGCGTTGATGTCTCTGCCGAGCCGGGTGACCAGGCAGATTCGTCGCCTCGAGACGGCGGGGTTGGTGAAGCGCACGGCCAGTCCCGACGACGGCCGTGGTGTCCTCGCCACCATCACGCCCGAGGGACGTGAGCTGGTCGGGAAGGCGATGGTGACCTACTCCCAGGGGGTGCGGACGCACTTCCTGAGCCATCTGTCGCGCCCGCAGGTCGCTGCGATGGGGGAGAACTGCCGTCGGATCAGCTCGGCGCTCAAGAACGGCGCCGGCGGGCGTCGGTACGGCCGGGGCTGAACCGGATCGACGGTCACCGCTAATGTTGTCGGCGGTGGCGTGGCAGAGCGGCCTAATGCACTCGCCTTGAAAGCGAGAGGTGTCTAACAGCACCCGGGGGTTCAAATCCCTCCGCCACCGCTCTTGTGCTCGCCGAAAGTGCGGTTGTTCGCGGGCCTTCTCGGGCGATGCGTGCAGCAACCCAACTTTCGGCGCGCCGCCCGAAATGGGTACTGGCACCCTGGAAGGTGCCGAGAGGACTCATGGGACATGAACGACACAAGCGCCGCCCCGACGTCGACGACGTGCGTCATCGCCGGAGGGGGACCGGCCGGGATGGTGCTCGGGCTGCTGCTGGCGCGGGCCGGTATCGCGGTGACGGTGATGGAAAAGCACGCCGACTTCCTGCGCGACTTCCGCGGAGACACGGTGCACCAGAGCACCCGCCGGCTGATCTCCGACCTCGGATTGTCCGAGCAGCTCGAACCCTTCTTCCGCCCCCTGGACCTCGACCGGAGACCCGCCGGCCGGGCCGCTCGCTGGATGAACCGGCGCCCGCAGCCGCCGTCCATCGGGGTGGTGCCGCAATGGGACTTCCTGGAGATGCTGGCGCGCGCCGCCGCCGACGAGCCGTCGTTCCGGCTGCTGCGCCGCACCGAGGTGGTGGGACCGATCCGGGAGCAGGGTCGGGTCACCGGCGTCCGCTACCGCGGGCCCGACGGCGTGATCCGGGAGATATCCGCCGCGCTGACAGTGGCCTGCGACGGGCGCTGGTCCCCGCTGCGAAGCGCGCTGGATCTGCGACCCCGCAGCTTCGACGTCCCGATGGACGTGTGGTGGTTCCGGCTGCCCCGCTATCCCGACGACCCCGCCGAACTCTCCGGTGTCTCCCACGTCGGCCACCGGTGCGCCATCGTCGACCGGGGCGACTACTACCAGATCGGCTATCTCATTCCCAAGGGCCACGACGCCGAACTACGGGCACGAGGAATCGAGGCGCTGCGCCGCGACATTGCCGCGCTGGTCCCTGGTCTGGCCGACCGGGTCGCCGAGCTCGGATCGCTCGACGACGTCAAACTGCTTGATGTGCAACTGAATCGGCTGCGCCGGTGGTACCGCGACGGCATCCTGTTCATCGGCGACGCCGCGCATGCCATGTCGCCGGCGGGCGGTATCGGCGTCAACCTCGCGATCGGCGATGCCGTTGCCGCCGCACGGATCATCGCGGCTCCGCTGCACGAGGGCACGTTGTCGAGCCGACACCTGGCCCGGGTGCAACTCCGGCGGACGCTTCCCACCGTCCTCACCCAGTCGGTGCAGCGACTCATGCACCGCCGGCTTCGGGAGCTTTTGGCGACTCCGGAGCCCGCGGAGCGGCGCCCGTCGCGGCTGATGTCCTGGATCGGCCGCAGCGCACCGCTGCGCGCGGTTGCCGGGTTCGTCATCACCGGCGGGCCGTTCTCGGAACGCACGCCGGACTTCGCGCGCCGGTCCCCACCATGACGGCACCGTGTCCCCCGATCGGGGGACACCCGGTTCATCCCATCGACCGGCCGATCGCCCGATAACGTAAAACCCCAGGCAGTCATAGGTTTTTCCCATGACCGCAGCCCTGGACACCGCGCTTCGCCCGACGGCTTCGAACGCCGCCGCGCAGCAGGGCCGGTTCGGGCAGCTGATCACCCACGGCACCTTCTACAGCGCCGGCACGCAGCTCAGCAACGTCGCGGTGGTGCTGCCGTTCCTGTGCGCGGGCCGCGGGATGGCCTGGCTGGCGGCGCTGCTGTACCCCGCGTACTGCATCGGCAAGGCGGTCGGTAACGCCGCGTCGCCGTGCATCCTGCACTGGTCGCGCGGCCAACGGCACCTGGTGGTCGCCGGCACGGTGGCCGCCATGGCGGTCCTGGTGAGCGCCACCGCGGCCGTGTCGACGACGGGCGGGACCATGCCGATCGCGCTGCTGCTCACCTCGGCGCTGCTGGGCCTGGGCTCGGGGCTGTCCAACGTGGCGTTCAACGACATCGCCTCCGGCCAGCTGTCCGATGCGCGGCGCGGCGATCTGTTGCTCGGCCAGAGCGCGGCCGGGTCGCTGCTGGCGGCCGCGGTCACGCTGCTGGTGGTCCCGGCCCTGATCCACGGCGACGCCGCGACCCAGGGCATGTCGCTGCTCTGGTTCGGGGCCGCGGGTCTGGCCGCGGCGGGCATCGCCGCGGTGTTCGTCGGCCCGGTCCGGGTGCCGCCCACCGCAATCCGGCAGACGCTGCGGAGCAGCATGGGCGACGGCGTGCGGGCGGCGCGGTCCCAGCCCTGGTTCCACCGCTACGCCCTGACCCAACTGGTGTTCGTGCCGGTCTCGCTGGGCAGCACCTTCTACAGCCTGCGTGCCGCCCAGGGACAGGACAACCTGCCGGTGCTCATCGTGGTCTCCAGCGCCGCGCTGCTCGTCGGTTCCGCCCTGTGGCGCGCGGTGTACCGCGCGTTCGGGGTGCGCGGCATGCTGGTCGGCAGCGCCGCGATGAGCCTCACCGCCGCGGCGGGCTGCCTGACCGCCGAGCTGTTGGGACTGTGGTCTTCGGGCTGGGTGCTCGCCGCGGTGTTCCTGCTGGCCACCATGGCCAACCAGGCGGTCTACGCGGCGTCGATGAACTGGGTGAGCCTGCTGGCCGAGAGCTGCGACCGGGCCGCGCTGCTCGGCCTGGGGTCGGCGTTCATCGCCGTGGCGACGTGCGCGATCGGCGCGGTGGTCGGCGACCTGGCCCTCGACCACGCCGACGCGCTGCCGGTGGTCCTCATGCTGGGCCTGAGCGTGGTTGCGCTGGTGATCGCGCGAAATGCGCCGTCGGCCAACGTGGTTGATCGCGCCTAGCGGGTGCGGGGGATCTCGGCGTTGATGAGGTTGAGCAGCGCCGGGTAGCGCTTGGCTTCCGGGTGCCCGCCGGGTTTGCCGCTGCTGACCACGGCCGCCGACAACGACCGCTGCGGGTCGGCCCACACCGCGATATCGACCAGGCCGGTGTGGCCGAAGGCGCCCGGGGTATCCCGCCCGAACGGGCTGAACCGCTTGTCGCCCAACATGTAACCGGTGCCCCACCGCATCGGCATCAGGCCGGTCGCGACGTCAGGGCGCAGCCGCCGGGCCGGGGCGGTCGCGGCCCGCAGGGTCTGCGGCTGCAGCACTCGGACCCCGTCCAGTTCGCCTCCCCGGCAAAGGATTTCGGCGAACCGGGACAGCTCCGCGGCGTTGGACACCGTGTTCGACGACGGCACCACGCTGGTGAGGAAATCCGCGGTGTTGCTGAACGGGATGATCTGCTGCATGGTGCCGCCGACGGCGAGCCGGAAGGCGCGGGCCACGGGCGCCGGCAGCGGCTTTCCGGTCGGGTGGCTCGGCGCCACCTCGGGCACGTCGTCGGGGGCCACGCCGAAGTTGGTCCACCGGAACCCCAGCGGCGCCAGGATCTCCTCGTGGAGGATGTCGCGGATGCTGCGACCCGTTGCCGCAGAAACAATTTCGCGGATCAGCGGACCCCAGGTGAGTCCGTGGTAGATGTGAATCAGCCCCGGCCGGTAGATCGGCTTCAGCTGCCCGAGCATCTCCCGGGCATAGTCGCTGTCGTTCATCCGGCGCAGGTCCGGGCGGGGGCCGGTGGCGAACGGCACCCCGGCGCTGTGCGTCATGACGTGGCGGATGGTGGTGCGGTCCTTGCCGTGACTGGTGTAGCTCGGTAGGTGGTCGCACACCCGGTCATCGAGCGAGAACGCGCCGCGCTCGACGAGCATGTGCACCACCGTGCTGGCGATCGCCTTGGCCGCGGAGTACACGCAGAACGGGGTATCGGGGGTGGCGAGTACCTGCTCGGCGTCTGGCGGGTCGTCGGGCGCGTTGCCCCAGCCGTGCCCGATGGCGCGATTCAGCACGACCTTTTCGTTGTGGCGCAGACAGACCTGGATGGCGGGATGCATGCCCGCGGCGTACCAATGCCGCGCGGCCTGCCAGATCCGGTCGACGGCGGCGGGGTCGACGCCGGAATGGTCCTCGGCGGCCACGGTGGTCACGGCGTCCAGGTCGGCGGGCACACGGATTCTGCCGGCTGCGGTCACCTCAGCCAGGGTACGTGGCGCCGCGGGGCCGAGATTGCGGTGCGGGCTGTGGACCCAGCCGCGGCACAGCCCGGCGTGCAATCTCGTCGGCGCCGACAAGGTCTCGAGGGGTTTCGTACCGGCACCGCGGAGGCCTAGCGTGAAACGCGCGGCACGGCCGGCAAAGGGGGACATCGATGCGAGTGCTCGTCGCAGGCGCCACCAGCGTGCCGGGGATTCCGGTGGTGCGCGACCTCGTCGCACGCGGCCACGAGGTCGTCGGACTGACCCGCGCGCCCGGCGCCACGGCCACCATCGCGGCTGCCGGCGCCCGTCCCGTCGTCGTCGACGTCTTCGACGCGGCACAGCTGACCGAGGTGCTCGCCGAGCACCGACCGGAGGTGGTGGTCTCCCTGCTGACCACGCTGCCCAAACGCGGTCCGATGCGGTTGAGCGATTTCGAGCCCGCGCGGCGGTTGTGGAGCGACGGCGTGAACAACCTGCTGGCCGCGGCGCACCGCAGCGGGGTGCGGCGGGTGGTGGCCGAGTCGGTGATCTTCGCCTACGGCTACGGGCCCGACGGTCCCGCGTTGCTCGAGGAATCCGATCCTTACCCGATGCCGCCGCCGGCGGGCGGCGAGGCGATGTTGACGGCGCTGCGCGGCATGGAGCAGCGCGTGCTGGACGCCGACGGGATCGTGTTGCGGTACGGCTTCTTCTACGGCGACGAGGTGCCGCACATGCGGACGATGCGGCGGATGGTGCGGTTCTGGGCGCTGCCGGTGCCCAGCGGCCGAAGCATGTTGTCGTTCATCCACATCGACGACGTGGCCCGCACCACCGTCGACGCTGTGGAACGCGGCCGCGGCGGCGAGCTGTACAACATCGTCGACGACCGGCCCGAATCCTTCGGCGATTTCATCCGGGCGCTGGCCACGCGGGTGCGCGCACCGCGGCCGCTGACGGTGCCCAACCGGCTGTTCGCCGTCGCAGCCCCGTATGCCGCGCTCGCGATGGGCAATACCTGGCTGCCACTGTCCAACGCGAAGGCCAAGGCCGAATTCGGCTGGACGCCGATTACTCGCCCTTAAACTCCGGTGGCCGCTTCTGGAACATCGCGGCGATGCCCTCCGACAGGTCCTTCGACGGCAGGAACGCCGAGTTCCAGGCCGCCACGTAGCGCAGGCTGGCGGCCACCTGGGCGGTGCGCTGCTCGTCGAGCACGTCCTTGATGCCCTGCACGGTCAGCGGCGGGTTGGCGGCGATCTCTTCCGCGGTGGCCCGGGCCGCGGCCAGGGTGGCCTCGGCGTCGGCGTAGACGTCGTTGACCAGACCGATCTTCTCGGCCCGGGCGGCGTCGATGTCCTTGCCCGTCAACGCCAACTCGCGCAGGTGCCCGTCGTTCAGGATCAGCGGCAGCCGGGCCAGGCTGCCGACGTCGGCGACGATGGCCAGCTTCACCTCACGCACGGAGAACTTGGCGTCGGCGCTGGCGTAGCGGATGTCGACGGCGCTGATCAGGTCGACGCCGCCGCCGATGCACCAGCCGTGCACCGCGGCGATGGTCGGGGTGCGGCAGTCGGCCACCGCGGTGATGGAGTGCTGCATGGTCTTGAGGTGGCGGTGGAAGGCCGCGCGGGGACCGGCCAGCGCGCCCTCGGCCATCATCGGCGCCAGGGTGTCGCCGGAGGCAGCCAGATCCAGGCCGTAGCTGAAGTGCCTGCCCGAACCCGTCAGGACGATCGCGCGCACCTGCGGGTCGGCGTCAAGGGCCTCGAACGCGACCGGAAGTTCGGCCCAGAACGCCGGACCCATCGCATTGCCCTTACCGGGGCCGAGCAGGGTCACCTGCGCGATGTGACCATCGATGTCGACGGCAAGGGATTCGTAGCTGTCAGCCATAACTGTCGAGGCTAACCCGCCGGGTCAGCGGAGCCGCAGCAGCACCTCTTTGACCGGCTGCTCCGGCGCCCGTTCGCACAGCACGCTGGCCAGCATCACCAGGAACAGTGAGGGGTCCCCGGGCGAAGCCTTGACGATCTCGTTGATCACCTTCACCTTGTCCTGCGGGGGCAGGATCTCGAACTCCGAACAGGTCAGATCGGGGGAGACGGGTTCGGTGGTCTTGGCCAACTGACCGGGAGTCGTCTGCGTGCAGCCGACCAGCCCAGCGGCGATCAGCGCGATCCCGCAGGCGCGGGTCAGGCGGGACATC
This DNA window, taken from Mycolicibacterium sp. MU0050, encodes the following:
- a CDS encoding ABC transporter ATP-binding protein, which gives rise to MVAIETRDAWVEFPIFDAKSRSLKKAFLGKAGGSIGRNSSNVVVVEALRDITMSLKMGDRVGLVGHNGAGKSTLLRLLSGIYEPTRGTARVSGRVAPVFDLGVGMDPEISGFENILIRGLFLGQTRKQMLAKVDEIAEFTELGEYLSMPLRTYSTGMRVRLAMGVVTSIDPEILLLDEGIGAVDAEFLKKAQSRLQSLVERSGILVFASHSNEFLARLCKTAMWIDHGTIRMTGGIEEVVGAYEGPDAARTVREVLDKVARESRSA
- a CDS encoding bacterial proteasome activator family protein, whose amino-acid sequence is MADAAGNDDKSVTDLVEQPAKVMRIGTMIKQLLEEVKAAPLDDASRNRLRDIHKTSIAELEDGLAPELREELERLALPFTEDAVPSDAELRIAQAQLVGWLEGLFHGIQTALFAQQMAARAQLEQMRQGALPPGMGAPGRPGSQHPGTGQYL
- a CDS encoding cysteine desulfurase-like protein produces the protein MAFDVARVRGLHPTLGDGWVHFDTQAGMLIPDAVATTVSTAFRTTAASAAGPHPYARRSATLLNAARQAIADLVNADPRGVVLGPDRAVLLASLADASSSRAGLGYEVIVSRLDDEANIAPWLRAANRYGAKVKWAEVDIETGELPSWQWENLISSSTRLVALTSASSTLGTLVDLRPVSKLMHDVGGLVIVDHTAAAPYQLVDINELDADVMALNAASWGGPPIGALVFRDPSLIDSFGSVSMDPDATGVRRLEVGLHQYGLLGGVVASVEYLAGLDETATGTRRDRLAVSMRSASNYLDRLFEYLVSSLRSLPRVMLIGQPEARIPALSFAVADIEAERVVQRLADNGVLAVPNAHSRVLDVIGVNDVGGAVTLGLAHYSTVAEVDQLVRALASLG
- a CDS encoding NAD(P)H-quinone oxidoreductase, coding for MHGIVTEAADRLVWREVPTVTPGQGEITIKVAAAGVNRADLLQAAGRYPPPPGASEVLGMEVSGTVTELGPGVSEWTVGQPVCALLAGGGYAEYVAVPAAQVMPIPDGVDLVDAAGLPEVACTVWSNLVMTAGLTRGELVLLHGGASGVGSNAIQICKALGARVAVTAGSDAKLELCRELGADIEIAYRDQDFVARIREESDGSGADVILDIMGAVYLDRNIDALATDGRLVVIGMQGGVKGELNLGKLIAKRAKVIGTALRGRPVEGPMGKGAIVQAVVDEVWPMVADGRVKPVIGARLPIQRADEAHRLLSAGEVAGKVLLTVD
- a CDS encoding MarR family winged helix-turn-helix transcriptional regulator, translated to MEGMIAGRTESAMPGLDIAEQRSWQNYLDSALRIHATLNRRLTDAHDLTLVDVRLLDLLDKSSTGSVRMGDLAEALMSLPSRVTRQIRRLETAGLVKRTASPDDGRGVLATITPEGRELVGKAMVTYSQGVRTHFLSHLSRPQVAAMGENCRRISSALKNGAGGRRYGRG
- a CDS encoding FAD-dependent oxidoreductase, encoding MNDTSAAPTSTTCVIAGGGPAGMVLGLLLARAGIAVTVMEKHADFLRDFRGDTVHQSTRRLISDLGLSEQLEPFFRPLDLDRRPAGRAARWMNRRPQPPSIGVVPQWDFLEMLARAAADEPSFRLLRRTEVVGPIREQGRVTGVRYRGPDGVIREISAALTVACDGRWSPLRSALDLRPRSFDVPMDVWWFRLPRYPDDPAELSGVSHVGHRCAIVDRGDYYQIGYLIPKGHDAELRARGIEALRRDIAALVPGLADRVAELGSLDDVKLLDVQLNRLRRWYRDGILFIGDAAHAMSPAGGIGVNLAIGDAVAAARIIAAPLHEGTLSSRHLARVQLRRTLPTVLTQSVQRLMHRRLRELLATPEPAERRPSRLMSWIGRSAPLRAVAGFVITGGPFSERTPDFARRSPP
- a CDS encoding MFS transporter produces the protein MTAALDTALRPTASNAAAQQGRFGQLITHGTFYSAGTQLSNVAVVLPFLCAGRGMAWLAALLYPAYCIGKAVGNAASPCILHWSRGQRHLVVAGTVAAMAVLVSATAAVSTTGGTMPIALLLTSALLGLGSGLSNVAFNDIASGQLSDARRGDLLLGQSAAGSLLAAAVTLLVVPALIHGDAATQGMSLLWFGAAGLAAAGIAAVFVGPVRVPPTAIRQTLRSSMGDGVRAARSQPWFHRYALTQLVFVPVSLGSTFYSLRAAQGQDNLPVLIVVSSAALLVGSALWRAVYRAFGVRGMLVGSAAMSLTAAAGCLTAELLGLWSSGWVLAAVFLLATMANQAVYAASMNWVSLLAESCDRAALLGLGSAFIAVATCAIGAVVGDLALDHADALPVVLMLGLSVVALVIARNAPSANVVDRA
- the lipE gene encoding lipase LipE, with the protein product MTAAGRIRVPADLDAVTTVAAEDHSGVDPAAVDRIWQAARHWYAAGMHPAIQVCLRHNEKVVLNRAIGHGWGNAPDDPPDAEQVLATPDTPFCVYSAAKAIASTVVHMLVERGAFSLDDRVCDHLPSYTSHGKDRTTIRHVMTHSAGVPFATGPRPDLRRMNDSDYAREMLGQLKPIYRPGLIHIYHGLTWGPLIREIVSAATGRSIRDILHEEILAPLGFRWTNFGVAPDDVPEVAPSHPTGKPLPAPVARAFRLAVGGTMQQIIPFSNTADFLTSVVPSSNTVSNAAELSRFAEILCRGGELDGVRVLQPQTLRAATAPARRLRPDVATGLMPMRWGTGYMLGDKRFSPFGRDTPGAFGHTGLVDIAVWADPQRSLSAAVVSSGKPGGHPEAKRYPALLNLINAEIPRTR
- a CDS encoding NAD(P)-dependent oxidoreductase, which encodes MRVLVAGATSVPGIPVVRDLVARGHEVVGLTRAPGATATIAAAGARPVVVDVFDAAQLTEVLAEHRPEVVVSLLTTLPKRGPMRLSDFEPARRLWSDGVNNLLAAAHRSGVRRVVAESVIFAYGYGPDGPALLEESDPYPMPPPAGGEAMLTALRGMEQRVLDADGIVLRYGFFYGDEVPHMRTMRRMVRFWALPVPSGRSMLSFIHIDDVARTTVDAVERGRGGELYNIVDDRPESFGDFIRALATRVRAPRPLTVPNRLFAVAAPYAALAMGNTWLPLSNAKAKAEFGWTPITRP
- a CDS encoding crotonase/enoyl-CoA hydratase family protein, with the translated sequence MADSYESLAVDIDGHIAQVTLLGPGKGNAMGPAFWAELPVAFEALDADPQVRAIVLTGSGRHFSYGLDLAASGDTLAPMMAEGALAGPRAAFHRHLKTMQHSITAVADCRTPTIAAVHGWCIGGGVDLISAVDIRYASADAKFSVREVKLAIVADVGSLARLPLILNDGHLRELALTGKDIDAARAEKIGLVNDVYADAEATLAAARATAEEIAANPPLTVQGIKDVLDEQRTAQVAASLRYVAAWNSAFLPSKDLSEGIAAMFQKRPPEFKGE